From a single Lolium rigidum isolate FL_2022 chromosome 7, APGP_CSIRO_Lrig_0.1, whole genome shotgun sequence genomic region:
- the LOC124677188 gene encoding G-type lectin S-receptor-like serine/threonine-protein kinase SD2-5 — protein MSSGTAKAVISSVCAVVAVVIAIAVIRRCRHARKKMHKKIVAKIMEEISKKHRQKRGAPDDDGAAFDDVVIEIGPVEKFLHEILNEKPMRFSSDQLACYTSDYSTELGSGGFGVVYKGELPNGLQVAVKVLKVSMNKKVQEGFMAEIGTIGRTYHVHLVRLYGFCFDRDGTRALVYEFLENGSLEKYLYRSVDGEDERQRERLEWRTLHSIAVGTAKGIRYLHEECQQRIVHYDIKPPNILLTSDFVPKVADFGLARLGERENTHMSSLTGGGRGTPGYAAPELWMALPTTEKCDVYSFGMVLFEILGRRRNYDAGLMDESREWFPKWVWDKYEQGDMGCIVAGVREEDREKAETMCKVALWCVQFQPSARPTMSSVVRMLEGEMAIVPPVNPFHYVSSGGSSSGWALSTGTGTGTYTTSRDTVRDSEVSGFSPSPPAKPTDAMVKGAKSTDAVTT, from the exons ATGTCGAGTGGTACTGCCAAAGCAGTCA TCTCGTCAGTCTGCGCAGTCGTGGCGGTCGTAATAGCAATCGCCGTGATCAGACGATGCCGCCacgcgaggaagaagatgcaCAAGAAGATCGTAGCCAAGATCATGGAGGAGATCAGCAAAAAACACCGCCAGAAGCGAGGAGCTCCTGACGATGACGGCGCAGCCTTCGACGACGTGGTGATCGAGATCGGCCCCGTAGAGAAGTTCCTCCACGAGATCCTGAACGAGAAGCCGATGCGGTTCAGCTCGGACCAGCTGGCCTGTTACACGTCGGACTACTCGACGGAGCTGGGCTCCGGCGGCTTCGGGGTGGTCTACAAGGGGGAGCTCCCCAACGGGCTGCAGGTGGCGGTGAAGGTGCTTAAGGTGTCCATGAACAAGAAGGTGCAGGAGGGGTTCATGGCGGAGATCGGCACCATCGGCAGGACGTACCACGTGCACCTCGTCAGGCTATACGGCTTCTGCTTCGACAGGGACGGCACCAGGGCGCTGGTGTACGAGTTCCTCGAGAACGGCTCGCTGGAGAAGTACCTCTACcgctccgtcgacggcgaggacgagaggCAGAGGGAGAGGCTGGAGTGGCGGACGCTGCACAGCATCGCCGTGGGCACGGCGAAGGGGATCCGGTACCTGCACGAGGAGTGCCAGCAGAGGATCGTGCACTACGACATCAAGCCTCCCAACATCCTCCTCACGTCCGACTTCGTGCCGAAGGTGGCCGACTTCGGGCTGGCCAGGCTCGGGGAGCGAGAGAACACGCACATGTCGTCGCTGACGGGCGGCGGGCGCGGGACGCCCGGGTACGCGGCGCCGGAGCTGTGGATGGCGCTGCCGACGACGGAGAAGTGCGACGTGTACAGCTTCGGCATGGTGCTGTTCGAGATCCTGGGGCGGCGCCGGAACTACGACGCCGGGCTGATGGACGAGAGCCGCGAGTGGTTCCCCAAGTGGGTGTGGGACAAGTACGAGCAGGGGGACATGGGCTGCATCGTCGCCGGCGTCAGGGAGGAGGACCGGGAGAAGGCGGAGACCATGTGCAAGGTGGCGCTCTGGTGCGTGCAGTTCCAGCCGTCGGCACGGCCGACGATGAGCAGCGTGGTGAGGATGCTGGAGGGGGAGATGGCCATCGTGCCGCCCGTGAACCCGTTCCACTACGTCTCGAGCGGCGGCAGCTCCAGCGGCTGGGCGCTGTcgaccggcaccggcaccggcacgtATACGACCAGCCGGGACACGGTAAGAGACAGTGAGGTGTCGGGATTCTCGCCAAGCCCTCCTGCTAAACCAACCGATGCAATGGTGAAAGGTGCCAAGTCCACTGATGCAGTGACGACATAG